Proteins encoded in a region of the Streptomyces liliiviolaceus genome:
- a CDS encoding STAS domain-containing protein produces MDRAWEADLADGPPDVSSARSTGTLQVRPLADRTGWQAAGEVSLATRTAWERALDRLALEDVEVCHLELSAVTFVDVAGVSALAAAAQGLPEGRRLMIEQPPAAVGRVLDMFWPDLPGVEVVAR; encoded by the coding sequence GTGGACAGAGCGTGGGAGGCGGACCTCGCCGACGGCCCGCCGGACGTGTCGTCCGCACGGTCCACGGGCACCCTCCAGGTGCGCCCGCTGGCGGACCGTACGGGCTGGCAGGCCGCGGGCGAGGTCAGTCTGGCGACCCGCACCGCCTGGGAACGGGCGCTGGACCGGCTGGCTCTGGAGGATGTGGAGGTGTGCCACTTGGAGCTCTCGGCGGTCACCTTCGTCGACGTCGCCGGTGTCTCCGCCCTCGCGGCGGCGGCGCAAGGGCTTCCCGAAGGACGTCGCCTCATGATCGAACAGCCGCCTGCCGCCGTGGGACGGGTACTGGACATGTTCTGGCCCGACCTGCCGGGCGTCGAGGTGGTGGCGCGATGA
- a CDS encoding sensor histidine kinase gives MTAPLSEPFVHPALFYRGEEEYVDATVPFIREGLAAGEPVAVAVPGPKLDVLRSALGDGSTDVRFIDLTQAGRNPGRIIPRVLSVFADAHPKARVRIIGEPVWPGRTGVEYPACVQHEALINSAFEGRDAMILCPYDEAGFSEQVLTDAYATHPVVISGGRWRTSPSYAPEAVVERYNEPLPVVEGAEGYVFGADELPAARYFVAERAARFGLSGVRLDDLALVVAELTTNSVVHGGGSGTVYVWGEGGQVVCEVRDEGELKDQLAGRRPSPPAQVGGRGLLLVNYLMDLVRVRTGAEGTVVRCYVDV, from the coding sequence ATGACGGCCCCGCTCTCCGAGCCGTTCGTGCATCCCGCCCTCTTCTACCGGGGCGAGGAGGAGTACGTGGACGCCACCGTGCCGTTCATCCGTGAGGGTCTGGCGGCCGGCGAACCGGTGGCGGTGGCCGTGCCCGGCCCGAAGCTGGACGTTCTGCGTTCGGCTCTGGGCGACGGCTCGACGGACGTGCGCTTCATCGACCTGACGCAGGCGGGACGCAATCCCGGACGGATCATTCCCAGGGTGCTGAGTGTGTTCGCCGACGCCCACCCGAAGGCGCGGGTCCGGATCATCGGGGAGCCGGTCTGGCCCGGGCGCACCGGCGTGGAGTACCCGGCCTGTGTGCAGCACGAGGCGCTGATCAACTCCGCGTTCGAGGGGCGGGACGCGATGATCCTGTGTCCGTACGACGAGGCTGGGTTCAGCGAGCAGGTGCTGACCGACGCGTATGCGACGCATCCCGTCGTGATCTCGGGCGGCCGGTGGCGGACCAGCCCGTCGTACGCGCCGGAGGCGGTGGTCGAGCGGTACAACGAACCCCTGCCGGTGGTGGAGGGGGCGGAGGGGTACGTCTTCGGGGCGGACGAGCTGCCTGCCGCCCGGTACTTCGTGGCCGAGCGGGCCGCGCGGTTCGGTCTGTCCGGTGTCCGGCTGGACGATCTGGCGCTGGTCGTGGCCGAGCTGACCACCAACAGCGTGGTGCACGGGGGTGGTTCGGGCACGGTGTACGTGTGGGGCGAGGGTGGGCAGGTGGTGTGCGAGGTGCGCGACGAGGGGGAGCTCAAGGATCAGCTCGCGGGGCGGCGCCCTTCGCCTCCGGCGCAGGTGGGTGGGCGGGGGTTGTTGTTGGTGAACTACCTCATGGATCTGGTGCGTGTGCGTACCGGGGCTGAGGGCACGGTTGTTCGCTGCTACGTCGACGTCTGA
- a CDS encoding YihY/virulence factor BrkB family protein — protein sequence MSRSPESEQQAPGPAEQVEERAPDTLRELPKRSWLAVLKGTVKEFQDDELADRAAALTYYGVLSLFPALLLLVSLLGIAGKSATQEVLDNLRKLAPGSARDIISDAVTQLQGRGGVGSVMAVVGVVLAVWSASGYVAAFIRSANAVYDMPEGRPVWKVLPIRVGVTVVLLVLTVISALIVVFTGGLAREAGGALGIGDTALTVWSIAKWPVLVVLVTVMIALLYWATPNVKGRGFKWITPGSVLALLIWMVASAGFAFYVANFGSYNKTYGTLAGVIVFLVWLWISNIAILLGLEFDSEMARQRAIAGGLPDTEEPYVPPRDTRAWSDEEQRRME from the coding sequence ATGTCGAGGTCACCTGAATCCGAGCAGCAGGCTCCTGGTCCGGCGGAGCAGGTCGAGGAGCGGGCGCCGGACACGCTCCGCGAGTTGCCGAAGCGGTCCTGGCTTGCCGTTCTGAAAGGCACGGTCAAGGAGTTCCAGGACGACGAGCTCGCCGACAGGGCGGCGGCACTGACGTACTACGGGGTGCTCTCGCTGTTCCCGGCGCTGCTGCTCCTGGTCTCGCTGCTGGGCATCGCGGGGAAGTCCGCGACCCAGGAGGTCCTGGACAACCTCAGGAAGCTGGCTCCCGGTTCCGCCCGGGACATCATCAGCGACGCGGTGACGCAACTGCAGGGCCGGGGCGGTGTCGGCTCGGTCATGGCCGTGGTCGGTGTCGTGCTCGCCGTGTGGTCGGCCTCCGGTTACGTGGCGGCCTTCATCCGCTCCGCCAACGCCGTCTACGACATGCCGGAGGGGCGCCCCGTCTGGAAGGTGCTGCCCATCCGCGTGGGGGTGACGGTCGTGCTGCTGGTGCTGACGGTGATCAGCGCGCTGATCGTGGTGTTCACCGGTGGGCTGGCCCGTGAGGCGGGCGGTGCGCTCGGGATCGGCGACACGGCGCTGACCGTGTGGTCGATCGCGAAGTGGCCGGTGCTGGTCGTGCTCGTCACGGTCATGATCGCCCTGCTCTACTGGGCGACACCGAACGTGAAGGGCCGCGGCTTCAAGTGGATCACTCCCGGTAGCGTGCTGGCCCTGCTGATCTGGATGGTCGCCTCGGCCGGGTTCGCGTTCTACGTGGCGAACTTCGGCTCGTACAACAAGACCTACGGCACGCTCGCCGGTGTCATCGTCTTCCTCGTCTGGCTGTGGATCAGCAATATCGCGATCCTGCTCGGGCTGGAGTTCGACTCCGAGATGGCACGGCAACGCGCCATCGCGGGAGGTCTGCCGGACACCGAGGAGCCCTATGTGCCGCCCCGGGACACCCGCGCCTGGAGCGACGAGGAGCAGCGCCGGATGGAATGA
- a CDS encoding aminotransferase class V-fold PLP-dependent enzyme, translating to MEPTSVGDGTVEGSSVEGSSVESGSVEHHGLDIEALRAEAPGTAHRVHLNNAGAGLLSRRTLTAMTSHLELEADIGGYEAARQERDRIDATRTDLARLVGGRPDEIALFDNSTHAWNAAFYSMTFKPGDRILTGRSEYGSSVLAYLQTARRSGAEIVVVPDDAYGQLDTAALTALIDERTRLIGVTHIPTSGGLVNPAHEIGRIARAAGVPFLLDATQSVGQFPVDVTRIGCDMLTATGRKFLRGPRGTGFLWVRREALDYLDPFVSDIEAATWDGERGFTWHAGARRFESWEASYANVLGLGVAVRQALDLGMDPIGERAVALGAYLRDALDALPGVSTYDLGRVRCAIVTAKVDAVPTADVAAALARQGINVSTTVPEHTQFDTEVRDVHPLVRLSPHYYNTHAELDRAVEAVAEIARTAG from the coding sequence ATGGAACCCACCAGCGTTGGAGACGGCACCGTGGAGGGCAGCAGTGTGGAGGGAAGCAGTGTGGAAAGCGGCAGCGTGGAACATCACGGCCTGGACATCGAGGCGCTCCGCGCCGAGGCCCCGGGTACCGCGCACCGGGTGCACCTCAACAACGCCGGGGCCGGGCTGCTCTCCCGGCGGACTCTGACGGCGATGACCTCCCACCTGGAGCTGGAGGCGGACATCGGCGGATACGAGGCCGCCCGCCAGGAACGGGACCGCATCGACGCCACCCGCACGGACCTCGCCCGACTCGTGGGCGGGCGGCCCGACGAGATCGCGCTCTTCGACAACTCCACGCACGCGTGGAACGCCGCCTTCTACTCGATGACCTTCAAGCCGGGCGACCGCATCCTGACCGGTCGTTCGGAGTACGGCAGCAGCGTACTGGCGTATCTGCAGACCGCCCGGCGGTCCGGCGCGGAGATCGTGGTGGTCCCCGACGACGCGTACGGGCAGCTCGACACCGCGGCGCTGACCGCGCTGATCGACGAGCGCACCCGGCTCATCGGCGTCACCCACATCCCCACCAGCGGCGGCCTGGTCAATCCGGCGCACGAGATCGGCCGGATCGCACGGGCCGCCGGCGTGCCGTTCCTGCTCGACGCCACACAGTCCGTGGGCCAGTTCCCCGTCGACGTCACCCGGATCGGCTGCGACATGCTCACCGCCACCGGCCGCAAGTTCCTGCGGGGCCCCCGCGGCACCGGCTTCCTGTGGGTCCGCCGTGAGGCCCTGGACTACCTCGATCCGTTCGTCAGCGACATCGAGGCGGCCACCTGGGACGGCGAGCGGGGCTTCACCTGGCACGCCGGCGCACGGCGCTTCGAGAGCTGGGAAGCGAGCTACGCCAATGTCCTGGGCCTCGGAGTGGCCGTCCGTCAGGCCCTGGACCTGGGCATGGACCCGATCGGGGAGCGGGCCGTCGCCCTCGGCGCGTATCTGCGCGACGCCCTCGACGCCCTGCCCGGCGTCAGCACGTACGACCTCGGCCGGGTCCGGTGCGCCATCGTGACCGCGAAGGTCGACGCCGTGCCCACCGCCGACGTCGCTGCGGCGCTCGCACGGCAGGGCATCAACGTGAGCACGACCGTCCCCGAACACACCCAGTTCGACACGGAGGTGCGGGACGTCCACCCCCTCGTACGCCTCTCACCGCACTACTACAACACCCATGCCGAACTGGACCGGGCGGTGGAGGCCGTCGCCGAGATCGCACGCACGGCGGGATGA
- a CDS encoding discoidin domain-containing protein yields MRRQRLRLRSLGFALATTAALITLPAQLPAAAAQAPLSPDSTAASSAAGNTKAAAACSTANAAQGKPATASSTENAGTPAASAFDGNNGTRWSSQASDPQWVRVDLGSVQDICKVDLNWEAAYGKDFTIQASANGQDWTTLKSVTGGTGGTASYDVSGSGRYVRINGTARGTGYGYSLWEVAVHTGTGGGTPPVEGGGDLGPNVIVVDPSTPNLQAKFDQVFTQQESNQFGSGRYQFLMKPGTYNGINAQLGFYTSISGLGLNPDDVKINGDITVDAGWFNGNATQNFWRSAENLSIRPVNGTDRWAVAQAAPFRRIHVEGGLNLAPAGYGWASGGYIADSKIDGTVGPYSQQQWYTRESSVGGWTNGVWNMTFSGVQGAPATNFDTGPYTTLDTTPISREKPFLYLDGNDYKVFVPAKRTNARGVSWPANAGGTSLPLSQFYVVKPGATAATINAALAQGLNLLFTPGVYHLDQTINVNRANTVVLGLGLATIVPDNGVDAMHVADVDGVRLAGFLIDAGATKSDTLLQVGAPGSSADHAANPTTVQDVFVRIGGAGPGLATHSMVINSDDAIVDHTWIWRADHGAGVGWETNRADYGLEVNGDDVLATGLFVEHFNKYDVVWSGERGRTIFFQNEKAYDVPNSAAITHDGIVGYAAYKVADSVNTHEAWGLGSYCNFTSDSTIVQHHGFQVPVKSGVKLHSIQVISLGGKGQYAHVVNNTGAPTSGSDTIPSKITSFP; encoded by the coding sequence ATGAGACGTCAACGTTTGCGACTCAGATCCCTGGGGTTCGCGCTCGCCACCACGGCCGCGCTCATCACCCTCCCCGCCCAGCTACCGGCCGCCGCGGCCCAAGCGCCCCTCTCCCCCGACAGCACCGCCGCCTCCTCGGCCGCCGGCAACACCAAGGCCGCCGCGGCCTGTTCGACCGCCAACGCCGCCCAGGGCAAGCCGGCCACCGCGTCGTCCACGGAGAACGCGGGCACCCCCGCCGCGTCCGCCTTCGACGGCAACAACGGCACCCGCTGGTCCAGCCAGGCGTCCGACCCGCAGTGGGTGCGGGTCGACCTCGGCTCGGTCCAGGACATCTGCAAGGTCGACCTCAACTGGGAGGCCGCCTACGGCAAGGACTTCACCATCCAGGCCTCGGCCAACGGCCAGGACTGGACGACGCTGAAGTCCGTCACAGGCGGCACCGGCGGCACCGCCTCCTACGACGTCAGCGGCTCGGGCCGGTACGTCCGGATCAACGGGACGGCCCGCGGCACCGGTTACGGCTACTCGCTGTGGGAGGTCGCGGTGCACACCGGCACCGGCGGCGGCACCCCGCCCGTCGAGGGTGGCGGCGACCTCGGTCCCAACGTCATCGTCGTGGACCCGAGCACACCGAATCTGCAGGCCAAGTTCGACCAGGTCTTCACCCAGCAGGAGTCCAACCAGTTCGGCTCCGGCCGCTACCAGTTCCTGATGAAGCCGGGCACGTACAACGGCATCAACGCGCAACTGGGCTTCTACACCTCGATCTCCGGGCTCGGTCTCAACCCCGACGACGTGAAGATCAACGGTGACATCACCGTGGACGCGGGCTGGTTCAACGGCAACGCCACCCAGAACTTCTGGCGTTCGGCGGAGAATCTGTCGATCAGGCCCGTCAACGGCACGGACCGCTGGGCGGTGGCCCAGGCCGCGCCGTTCCGCCGGATCCATGTCGAGGGCGGCCTCAACCTCGCGCCGGCGGGCTACGGCTGGGCCTCCGGCGGCTACATCGCCGACTCGAAGATCGACGGCACGGTCGGTCCGTACTCGCAGCAGCAGTGGTACACCCGCGAGAGCTCGGTCGGCGGCTGGACCAACGGCGTCTGGAACATGACGTTCTCCGGTGTGCAGGGCGCCCCTGCGACCAACTTCGACACCGGTCCGTACACGACGCTGGACACCACGCCGATCTCGCGCGAGAAGCCGTTCCTGTACCTGGACGGCAACGACTACAAGGTGTTCGTGCCCGCCAAGCGCACCAACGCCCGTGGTGTGTCGTGGCCGGCGAACGCGGGCGGCACCTCGCTCCCGCTCAGCCAGTTCTACGTCGTGAAGCCCGGCGCGACCGCCGCCACCATCAACGCGGCGCTGGCGCAGGGCCTCAACCTGCTGTTCACGCCCGGTGTCTACCACCTCGACCAGACCATCAACGTGAACCGCGCCAACACCGTCGTCCTCGGGCTCGGTCTCGCCACGATCGTCCCCGACAACGGCGTGGACGCGATGCACGTCGCCGATGTCGACGGGGTCAGGCTGGCGGGCTTCCTCATCGACGCCGGTGCCACCAAGTCCGACACCCTGCTCCAGGTCGGCGCGCCCGGCTCCTCGGCCGACCACGCCGCCAACCCGACCACCGTGCAGGACGTGTTCGTCCGGATCGGCGGGGCAGGACCCGGTCTGGCCACCCACTCCATGGTCATCAACAGCGACGACGCCATCGTCGACCACACGTGGATCTGGCGGGCGGACCACGGCGCGGGCGTCGGCTGGGAGACCAACCGCGCCGACTACGGGCTTGAGGTCAACGGCGACGACGTCCTCGCCACGGGCCTGTTCGTCGAGCACTTCAACAAGTACGACGTGGTCTGGAGCGGCGAACGCGGCCGGACGATCTTCTTCCAGAACGAGAAGGCCTACGACGTGCCGAACTCCGCCGCCATCACCCATGACGGCATCGTCGGCTACGCCGCCTACAAGGTGGCCGACAGCGTCAACACCCATGAGGCGTGGGGCCTGGGCAGCTACTGCAACTTCACGTCCGACTCGACCATCGTCCAGCACCACGGGTTCCAGGTGCCGGTCAAGTCGGGCGTCAAGCTGCACAGCATCCAGGTGATCTCGCTGGGAGGGAAGGGCCAGTACGCGCACGTCGTGAACAACACGGGTGCGCCGACCTCGGGCTCGGACACCATCCCGTCGAAGATCACCAGCTTCCCGTGA
- a CDS encoding glyceraldehyde-3-phosphate dehydrogenase, producing MTVNDDSFTNWKNREEIAESMIPIIGKLHRERDVTVLLHSRSLVNKSVVSILKTHRFARQITGVELSVTETLPYLRALTTLDLGPSQIDIGMLAATHRGDDRGLTVEAFTAEAVAGATGADKIESRSGRDVVLYGFGRIGRLVARLLIEKAGSGNGLRLRAVVVRRGGAQDIVKRASLLRRDSIHGQFQGTITVDEASSTIFANGNAIKVIYANDPSEVDYTAYGIKDAVLIDNTGIWRDREGLSQHLRPGIDKVVLTAPGKGDVPNIVHGVNHDMIKPDEQILSCASCTTNAIVPPLKAMADEYGVLRGHVETVHSFTNDQNLLDNYHKADRRGRSAPLNMVITETGAASAVAKALPDLDAPITGSSIRVPVPDVSIAILSLRLGRETTREEVLGYLRNVSLTSALKRQIDFTTAPDAVSSDFMGSRHASIVDAGATKVDGDNAILYLWYDNEFGYSCQVVRVVQHVTGVEYPTYPAPAV from the coding sequence GTGACTGTCAATGACGACTCGTTCACCAATTGGAAGAACCGCGAGGAGATCGCGGAGTCGATGATCCCGATCATCGGGAAGCTGCACCGCGAGCGGGACGTCACCGTCCTGCTGCACAGCCGCTCCTTGGTGAACAAGTCGGTGGTCAGCATCCTCAAGACCCACCGGTTCGCCCGGCAGATCACCGGGGTGGAGCTGTCGGTCACCGAGACCCTGCCCTATCTGCGGGCTCTGACCACGCTCGACCTCGGCCCCTCCCAGATCGACATCGGGATGCTCGCCGCCACGCACCGCGGCGACGACCGCGGTCTCACGGTCGAGGCCTTCACCGCCGAGGCCGTCGCCGGTGCCACGGGCGCCGACAAGATCGAGAGCCGCTCGGGTCGCGATGTCGTCCTGTACGGCTTCGGCCGCATCGGGCGCCTGGTCGCCCGCCTGCTCATCGAGAAGGCCGGTTCCGGCAACGGTCTGCGCCTGCGGGCCGTCGTCGTCCGCCGGGGCGGGGCCCAGGACATCGTGAAGCGCGCCTCGCTGCTGCGCCGCGACTCGATCCACGGCCAGTTCCAGGGCACGATCACCGTCGACGAGGCGAGCAGCACGATCTTCGCCAACGGCAACGCGATCAAGGTGATCTACGCGAACGACCCCTCCGAGGTCGACTACACGGCGTACGGCATCAAGGACGCCGTCCTCATCGACAACACCGGTATCTGGCGCGACCGCGAGGGCCTGTCCCAGCATCTGCGCCCCGGCATCGACAAGGTCGTGCTGACCGCGCCGGGCAAGGGTGACGTGCCCAACATCGTGCACGGCGTCAACCACGACATGATCAAGCCGGACGAGCAGATCCTGTCCTGCGCGTCCTGCACCACGAACGCGATCGTCCCGCCGCTGAAGGCGATGGCCGACGAGTACGGCGTGCTGCGCGGGCACGTGGAGACCGTCCACTCGTTCACCAACGACCAGAACCTGCTGGACAATTACCACAAGGCCGACCGCCGTGGCCGCTCGGCGCCGCTCAACATGGTGATCACCGAGACGGGCGCGGCCTCCGCCGTGGCGAAGGCGCTGCCCGACCTGGACGCGCCGATCACCGGCAGCTCGATCCGGGTGCCGGTGCCGGACGTGTCGATCGCGATCCTCAGCCTGCGGCTCGGCCGCGAGACCACCCGCGAGGAAGTCCTCGGGTATCTGCGGAACGTGTCGCTGACCTCAGCGCTGAAGCGGCAGATCGACTTCACCACCGCCCCCGACGCGGTCTCCAGCGACTTCATGGGCTCGCGCCACGCCTCGATCGTCGACGCCGGCGCCACCAAGGTCGACGGCGACAACGCGATCCTCTACCTCTGGTACGACAACGAGTTCGGCTACTCCTGCCAGGTCGTCCGGGTGGTCCAGCATGTGACGGGGGTCGAGTACCCGACGTACCCGGCGCCCGCGGTCTGA
- a CDS encoding family 78 glycoside hydrolase catalytic domain, whose translation MRRPRSRPRPRSGHRRPLPVLLAGLTAFATVLAGAVTADATTTGNSATITPDRLRTQHLSRALGIDDTTPDLSWETEARATNTRQAAYRVQAASSPDLLRRGRPDLWDSGKVRSTVPETTYAGKKLGSRDRVYWRVMLWSSHGSRDSGWSDTAVFETGLTRQSDWTTDGDARWITHPDWRLSERMVEPIVVKVPRTTARYVRLDVTKLGLPLEEAFPERTWRLQLGEIDVRDSATSTTGLARGAAVTASETNTLRKTWEPALAVDGLPNSALQTAAGYASAAHTGADVSGTPVVLTLDLKSAKTFDEVALYPRADVLTADGRVPNFPVDYALSSGDNAAGPFTALADVAGQKAPEPYLPAGLPLLTDDFKLPKKVRSARLYIGGLGIYDATLNGEPVGDAVLEPANTDYAERVQYATYDVTDRLKTGANTLGVALGNGMSNVVSTADRYRKLYGNLSDPKLIARLEVTLADGSVRTVTSGDDWRTTLGPTTSSNWYGGEDYDARRESSHWDEPSGDRRDWDKAVAVAGPGTAEKPAVLSARETEPIRVVETLKGKEVEGAADSRVFDLGRNIAGWPEITVSAPAGTDIRLYPAESLKDGHAFQSISNVGAPLWDSYTTRGARTETWHPRFSYHGFRYLELRGVPEGATVTVRGKVLRTDNTSAGDFTSSDPLVNDIHSLIRRAIEGNMMSVLTDCPSREKLGWLEQNQLVFPALAGNYDMRSYLRKIVRDMADAQTTDGLIPSTVPEYTNLPGAYRNDSNWGGAFVLVPWQLYTTYGDRDTMATYYPRMRQYADFLQTQVSGGILDYGLGDWFTPDRTFPRAVAGTYGYWRVLDALSSTAAVLGDQDAADTYRAKADASATALAAKYYDSTTGTFGGGGQGAEALALDMGAYPAGEKDRLLDHFSGAVEAAGYHLTLGEISLPAAFRVLSANGRDDIVHEIATQTTSPSYGYQVRAGNTTLGESWDGGPGQSQNHFMLGAIDSWFTTRVAGIGQTADSVGYSELLVDPAVEGDLTSATGSYRTPYGIARTEWKRDGGRFRLTVDVPAGSTAEVHVPLFGGRATAPAGIRPVRTEQGEAVYEVGSGSWTFRSTAS comes from the coding sequence ATGCGCAGACCCCGTTCGCGACCGCGTCCCCGCAGCGGACACCGGCGGCCCCTACCCGTACTGCTCGCCGGACTGACCGCGTTCGCGACCGTGCTGGCCGGCGCCGTCACCGCCGATGCCACCACCACCGGAAACAGCGCCACCATCACCCCGGACCGGCTGCGCACCCAGCACCTGAGCCGGGCCCTGGGCATCGACGACACCACGCCCGACCTCAGCTGGGAGACCGAGGCCCGCGCCACGAACACCCGCCAGGCCGCCTACCGCGTCCAGGCGGCCAGTTCCCCGGACCTGCTGCGCCGCGGCCGGCCCGACCTGTGGGACTCGGGCAAGGTCCGCTCCACGGTGCCCGAGACCACGTACGCGGGGAAGAAACTGGGTTCCCGCGACCGCGTGTACTGGCGCGTCATGCTCTGGTCGTCGCACGGGTCGCGCGACTCCGGCTGGAGCGACACCGCCGTCTTCGAGACCGGCCTGACCCGGCAGTCGGACTGGACCACCGACGGCGACGCCCGGTGGATCACTCACCCCGACTGGCGGCTGAGCGAGCGCATGGTCGAGCCCATAGTCGTCAAGGTCCCCCGCACCACGGCCCGTTACGTACGGCTGGACGTCACGAAGCTGGGACTTCCCCTCGAAGAAGCCTTCCCCGAGCGCACCTGGCGCCTCCAGCTCGGCGAGATCGACGTACGTGACTCCGCCACCTCCACCACCGGTCTCGCCCGCGGCGCCGCCGTGACCGCCTCCGAGACCAACACCCTGCGCAAGACCTGGGAACCGGCCCTCGCCGTCGACGGTCTGCCCAACAGCGCCCTGCAGACGGCCGCCGGCTACGCGAGCGCCGCCCACACCGGCGCCGACGTCTCCGGTACACCCGTGGTCCTCACCCTCGACCTCAAGTCGGCGAAGACCTTCGACGAGGTGGCGCTGTATCCGCGCGCCGACGTCCTCACCGCGGACGGCCGTGTCCCCAACTTCCCCGTGGACTACGCCCTTTCGAGCGGCGACAACGCCGCAGGACCGTTCACCGCACTCGCCGACGTGGCCGGGCAGAAGGCACCCGAGCCCTACCTCCCGGCCGGACTGCCCCTGCTCACCGACGACTTCAAGCTCCCCAAGAAGGTGCGCAGCGCCCGGCTGTACATCGGGGGACTGGGCATCTACGACGCGACCCTCAACGGCGAACCGGTGGGCGACGCCGTCCTGGAACCCGCCAACACCGACTACGCGGAACGCGTCCAGTACGCCACCTACGATGTCACCGACCGTCTCAAGACCGGTGCCAACACCCTCGGTGTGGCCCTCGGCAACGGCATGTCCAACGTCGTCAGCACCGCCGACCGCTACCGCAAGCTGTACGGCAACCTGAGCGACCCCAAGCTGATCGCCCGCCTTGAGGTGACTCTCGCCGACGGCAGCGTCCGTACCGTCACGAGCGGCGACGACTGGCGGACCACCCTCGGGCCCACCACCTCCTCCAACTGGTACGGCGGCGAGGACTACGACGCCCGCCGCGAGAGCTCCCACTGGGACGAGCCGAGCGGCGACCGCCGCGACTGGGACAAGGCCGTCGCGGTGGCCGGTCCCGGCACGGCCGAGAAACCCGCCGTACTCAGCGCCCGCGAGACCGAACCCATCAGGGTCGTCGAGACCCTCAAGGGCAAGGAGGTCGAAGGCGCCGCCGACAGCAGGGTCTTCGACCTGGGCCGCAACATCGCCGGCTGGCCCGAGATCACCGTCAGCGCGCCCGCGGGCACGGACATCCGTCTCTACCCGGCCGAAAGCCTCAAAGACGGGCACGCGTTCCAGTCCATCAGCAACGTGGGCGCACCCCTGTGGGACAGCTACACCACCCGGGGCGCCCGCACCGAGACCTGGCACCCGCGCTTCAGCTACCACGGCTTCCGCTACCTGGAACTGAGGGGCGTCCCCGAGGGCGCGACGGTCACCGTACGCGGCAAGGTGCTGCGCACCGACAACACCTCGGCCGGCGACTTCACCAGCTCCGACCCGCTCGTCAACGACATCCACTCGCTGATCCGCCGGGCGATCGAGGGCAACATGATGAGCGTCCTCACCGACTGCCCCAGCCGGGAGAAGCTGGGCTGGCTGGAGCAGAACCAGCTCGTGTTCCCGGCGCTCGCGGGCAACTACGACATGCGGTCCTACCTGCGCAAGATCGTGCGCGACATGGCCGACGCACAGACCACGGACGGGCTGATCCCCAGCACCGTGCCCGAGTACACGAACCTGCCCGGCGCCTACCGCAACGACTCCAACTGGGGCGGCGCGTTCGTCCTCGTCCCCTGGCAGCTCTACACCACCTACGGGGACCGGGACACGATGGCCACGTACTACCCGCGGATGCGGCAGTACGCGGACTTCCTTCAGACGCAGGTCTCCGGCGGCATTCTCGACTACGGTCTCGGCGACTGGTTCACCCCGGACCGCACCTTCCCGCGCGCGGTCGCGGGCACCTACGGCTACTGGCGCGTGCTCGACGCGCTCAGCAGTACGGCGGCCGTCCTCGGCGACCAGGACGCGGCCGACACCTACCGGGCGAAGGCCGACGCGAGCGCCACCGCCCTGGCCGCCAAGTACTACGACTCCACCACCGGCACCTTCGGCGGCGGAGGCCAGGGCGCCGAAGCCCTGGCCCTCGACATGGGCGCGTACCCGGCGGGGGAGAAGGACCGGCTGCTCGACCACTTCAGCGGCGCCGTCGAGGCCGCGGGCTACCATCTGACACTCGGCGAGATCTCCCTGCCCGCCGCGTTCCGGGTGCTGTCCGCCAACGGCCGCGACGACATCGTGCACGAGATCGCCACGCAGACGACCAGCCCGAGCTACGGCTACCAGGTGCGGGCCGGCAACACCACGCTCGGCGAGTCCTGGGACGGCGGGCCCGGCCAGTCGCAGAACCACTTCATGCTCGGCGCCATCGACTCCTGGTTCACCACCCGGGTCGCGGGCATCGGCCAGACCGCCGACTCGGTCGGCTACTCCGAACTCCTCGTCGACCCCGCCGTCGAGGGCGACCTGACCTCGGCCACCGGCTCGTACCGCACCCCGTACGGGATCGCGCGGACGGAGTGGAAGCGGGACGGCGGCCGGTTCCGGCTCACCGTGGACGTGCCGGCGGGGAGCACGGCGGAGGTGCATGTGCCGCTGTTCGGCGGCAGGGCCACCGCGCCCGCCGGGATACGTCCGGTGCGTACGGAGCAGGGCGAGGCGGTGTACGAGGTCGGCTCCGGCAGCTGGACCTTCCGCTCGACCGCGTCGTAG